From Drosophila suzukii chromosome 2R, CBGP_Dsuzu_IsoJpt1.0, whole genome shotgun sequence, a single genomic window includes:
- the dpr13 gene encoding uncharacterized protein dpr13 codes for MPASSGLYRIYRIKHGRVLDRLQKPTALIFIIAYIAACGICDHTAAASPSSSDGGVGGKTEASTMTTPGINQNLIMSQGKGTAAKEEESGEPVPVPQPYAQSAASGGSSISSFDSTNVIDGQSQKPGPSQPTPTHLLEPVLQTHSHSRIQAKDTAGPYPIPIHRPEPVENHLEATNGIEGGLENHLFGTPMYFGTENSTVVTTQIGATAHVPCTVHHIGEGVVSWIRKKDYHLLTVGLTTYSSDERFSATHLKHSEDWTLQIKFVQLRDAGVYECQVSTHPPTSIFLHLSVVEARAEITGPPIRYLTPGSTLRLQCRVVQNTEASEYIFWYHDNRMINYDIDRGINVSTEPDFQSSELTIQRTRREHSGNFTCVASNTQPASVLVHIFKGDNPAAMYHGHVGGSTKTMQSQLHMIMIIIASGYRIFHTSVYMKIV; via the exons ACCACACAGCAGCGGCATCGCCATCCTCATCCGATGGAGGAGTAGGAGGAAAAACAGAAGCCTCCACCATGACGACGCCGGGtataaatcaaaatttaattatgTCACAGGGAAAAGGGACGGCTGCAAAGGAGGAGGAGTCGGGCGAACCTGTGCCCGTGCCACAGCCCTACGCCCAAAGTGCCGCATCCGGgggcagcagcatcagcagcttCGACTCCACCAACGTGATCGATGGCCAGAGCCAAAAACCAGGCCCCAGCCAGCCCACGCCGACACACCTGCTGGAACCAGTGCTCCAGACGCACTCCCACTCCCGGATCCAGGCCAAAGATACGGCCGGACCCTATCCCATACCCATCCATCGGCCGGAGCCCGTGGAGAACCATCTGGAGGCCACCAACGGCATCGAGGGCGGCCTGGAGAACCACCTCTTCGGCACGCCCATGTACTTCGGCACCGAGAACTCCACGGTGGTGACCACCCAGATTGGGGCCACCGCCCACGTCCCGTGCACGGTCCACCACATCGGCGAGGGGGTG GTATCGTGGATACGCAAAAAGGATTATCATCTGCTTACGGTCGGCTTAACAACGTACAGCAGCGATGAGCGGTTCAGTGCCACGCACTTGAAGCATTCCGAG GATTGGACACTGCAAATCAAATTCGTGCAGCTACGTGATGCCGGCGTCTACGAGTGCCAGGTGTCCACCCATCCGCCCACCTCGATCTTCCTGCACCTGAGTGTCGTCG AAGCCCGCGCGGAGATCACGGGTCCTCCGATTCGATACCTAACGCCCGGATCAACGCTCCGTCTGCAATGCCGCGTGGTGCAGAACACCGAGGCCTCCGAGTATATATTCTGGTATCACGACAACCGCATGATTAACTACGACATTGATCGGGGCATTAATGTGTCAACGGAGCCAG ACTTTCAATCATCGGAGCTTACCATTCAGCGGACACGACGCGAGCATTCGGGAAATTTCACCTGCGTTGCCAGCAACACGCAACCAGCAAGCGTCCTGGTGCACATCTTCAAAG GCGACAATCCGGCTGCCATGTATCACGGCCATGTGGGCGGTTCCACGAAGACAATGCAGTCCCAGCTGCATATGATTATGATAATCATTGCCAGCGGCTATCGGATATTCCACACGAGTGTATATATGAAGATCGTGTAG